TGCTAGTCTAGTACACTCAAGTTGGCAGTACATGTCAATTTTATTTGCCCTTTTTAcccatattctcaatactgttctcttAAAATtacttaaggtgctgacaaggagaatttgttcaacaatcaagagcttctttagttggtactcatttcctttattcttgtgaccataattaatgattcaggggtgatacagAGGGGtgaaattacatgctagtcactcttaggggtcaaactGTTGAAGATTGTTGGTGCTCATGGTTGAAGAAAAGTGTAATGTAGGGTTTTCAGGGCTTTCAAAGAATAGTTGAAGGTAAAATGGGTATCTGTTCACCAAGCAACATCCTAGCAATGATCATGGCCAGGGTTTGAACTCGAGTTTTTAAATCTAGGGTTCTGAATAACAGGTCATCAATCATCTCTCCCACTGGCTGGCTGGCCTGTAGCCCAAgttaaaacacattttcaaaatcTACATGACTTTTGACACACCTTAACATCATGAGCTTTTTTCACCAATTCAGAGAAATCATCAATTTTGCCACTGGTGTCTGGATATTGAAAAAGCACTCCACTGACATCCTTATTGGAAAAGTCAAATGATTCTTTATCACCAATGATTATTTGTAAACCTTCCCCATCAGGACCTAGGGTGCtagagggaaaagaaaaagttactcCACAAAAATGTGTCCAGTATTGTCATAAAAGTTTACAGTTCAACAAGTTTTGAACTCAGTGgatgttgtttaatttttatggttGATGCTGATTTGCATTTGCACTGACAATCAATAATTGTCATTGTCATGTGATCTTGTAGTCTGATTGTTCAAGTGAAAGAAGTCCTGAAAAGTACTGTTGTTGGTAGTAGTGATTAACATTTCGACAACCTAGgaggaagtcatcatcagagtcaggTGAAGTGCTATTTTCAGTCAAATGTATTAGAACTAACAAATCCcataaaaattgcatttttggACAGATTCTTTGCTCAATTTGACACTCAAATATTGGAAAAGCATGAGAAGCATCCATTATTCAAGATGTTTGCAGGAACCAATTAAAGGGGAAATGCTAATGAAAGTTTGGGTAGATGCTACAATCTGAACAACTCCACATGCACCTACATGTGAACTAATTGGACAGTTTAGGCATAATGTTATTGTCAATTGGACTCACAAGGGGTGAGTCAGTCGTGATAAGTCAGCTTTGGTCCATCTGTAATGCTAGGTCATTGTTGTGTTGCCATTTGAACCTGTCAGTTAAACTTTTCAGTCAAATTAACCAAAAACTAACAAACTAACCTCAATAGGAAGTTTTAAATTCGTAAGGCATAAACACAATTTAAAAGTAATATTACAATAGCTAATTAATAAATACATATATCAATAAATTACTTGGACTTACCTTGCTCTTGTCTGCACAACAGAAATGGTTTGAGGATGACAATTCTTATCCACAAAAAACTTAGGCTTCTTGGTATGCCTAAAGCACACAAAAGACAACAGATTTTCACATTAAAGTATGAGAAAGTCTAGTTTTCGTTAAATAATACGTACAATATTAATTAAGCTTACATGGGAACCTAGTGGTGCAAATGACTATAAATTATCTTAGTTTCCATAGCAACCTATCAATGAAGATGGGTATTGCTTCTACATTGCAAGGGATTCTTGTCCTTTAGAGAAAGGAAATTGTCTCAAGTCACTGTACAGTAACAGGAAAAAGTCCATAAAACTCGATCATTAATCCTCCATTCTTGAAAAACTTAAGGATCAAGGTTTGAATTGAGTCTGCAAAAGTTGGTGGTTTTACACTAGAATATGCTGCAAAGTTCCTAATCAAGGCCTGTACCCACATCATCATGTTAACCTTGCTTGATGAGTGTAGGGCCCCAATTTTCTCAAGTACTACAaattcatgtacatgtaactaAGGGTGAAATTAAAAGTTGTGTAATTTTAAACTTCAGTTATTGAGAAAAATGATATTTGCTTGAATTTGCTCTGATAGGTTGGAAAATAACCTtgcaaattgttatttttgaCTTTGCTGAAAAGGAACACATGTAGGTCTGCAAGAATTGGATTTTTCATCCTAAAAATTTAAGTATTGAAAAAGAGCAAAGTCAAGACCTGAACCCATATCATCATTCACCTTCATTTTCTGCATAATTATAAAACACAGACAACCCATAATTCCCTCAATTACTCTTACAAAGAGCTAACGCTCAAAAcctcagctttaaaactctttaagatggctaatttacgttatcaactcagtcgataatactaaattaactCATTATTTAACTAGTTTAATGAATTTAAGACCCAAACTTCCTAATACTACACAAGTACATGTGAatgagaacaaaattaaaatttgtctaacaacaataattattgaggaaaaaaaaaatagccagTATAGCTCTACCTGTAACACAATGCCATTGCCTCAGCAGCTGCTGTTGCTTCGTCCAAAAGTGATGCATTAGCAATATCCAGCCCTGTGAGGTCACTGACCATTGTTTGAAAGTTCAACAGGGACTCCAGTCTTCCTTGAGCCAGTTCAGGTTGGTATGGGGTATAGGGTGTGGTCCTGCAGGGGTCAAGATTTACAAAACAATGACTTCAAAAAACCTGAGTCATGGAATTTAAGGGCTGCCTGTACAAAATCAGGAGTTCTCCAATTCTCCCTAAAAATTCCcatttaaatacaaaaagaaaaaaatgctgatTATTGGTGTTAATGGATTGCTTAatggattttaatgaaaatttgtgtgGTGGTTTACAATTTAAATCACTTTTGGTAGTAGACTTTAATTGCTGAttgtaatattttgttatgCATATAACCTTCCAATGTTCAAGCCTGTGTTGTAGTAAGGATTGCTTTTTAATTagctttgcatttgattggttgagatgtaGAAACAAGTTTTCTAGACTgtagcaaagtaaagcaaaactaaaactacGAAAGATCACTGTCCATATTTAATTGAAACTTGCGCTTGTGCATAATACTTTGATGCCATCAAGAATAATTATCTACATTTCAATGAATTCCAAGATAAAACATACCAGCCAGgattttccaaaatatttctCAAGATTGTGGTAGGTACATGACAGTTGTGATATCCCATTCCAATGTATGACCTCCAGATTTGATTGTGCTTAGCCACCTGTCGTAACTTCTCCAAAAGATCAGGTTCACCTGTACAGCAATACCAGAACAGATTTAATCAAAACTTTAACAAAATTCTTCAATGTGATttgttatcaccagcctgatttgaaCACTAATAGAACAGTGTGCATGTCATACTCGTAATTGGACAGTATAATAGGACAGTTGACACATCATGCTTGTGTAAGCAGACAGTAAGTGTCACAAAAGTATCCTGCTGTTATGTGCATTTCACtgagttaacttttttttttttttttttttttttaatgaaaacttaTATAATGAatatctagtttctttctcaaatatTGTCTTAGTTTTGATTCACAAGACTTCATGTTGTCcaaattctgtctgtaattgTACTCAGGATTAACAAATTTGAATCTTGTTTTGCAgttttctgattttgttaatcacttgtatgatcaCAGACTGAGTTGAACACCACTCAGTCCCTTTTGCCATTATTAATTAAGCTGCAATAAGTTTATTGCAATAAGAGGCGCTTTTGCACTGTTTGATTCATGAAAAGGACTAATAATAACCGTTTGGCCCTAATAGTGACCAGGACCTAATTTCTCCTGAATCACAAAATAAGGTCACTagtaagaataaaggaaatgatcaccccctaaagaagctcttgattgtcaaacaaattctccttagcagcaccttaggaaatgtatagagagttATATGGACagtgcatgctgatgttagagtgtgaaTGGTTGAAAAAACtaaggaaattttcaaggcTTTTGTAACAACAAGGTACATGAGGGCTCTTTGTTTTCCACGGCTTACAGACAGGGATAATCAGAGCTGGCCAATTAAAGACTAATTGAGGGCTGTTTCATTCTAATCTACATTTTTCTTCTCAACAGTCACCCAggtcaaataaattttgcctttgATATTGTGcttaatttgattaaaaaattattacatcTGAAATAGTTActtaaacaagttttcaagttcaagtgTTCTTTGCACTGTTAGCCAGACTAGATAACAAAACTGTGATACAATCCCTCATATAGAAttcattttacaacatttatTTTCCCACTGGTTTCATTTGAAATGGGGAAGGATTGAGACTAGGGCTTATTAGAAACATACCTCAAGTGTTACATGAGATGTTTACAAAAGCCTTGACCACAAAAAGGGAAGGAGGGTGGGGAGGGTGGGGCTCTTCAGATGGCTCCAAGATTTTAATTAAGTCCATATTGAGGGTGTTGTTGACGATCACTTGTGAACTGCCCTGAACAATAAATGCCAAGTCACAGTGGAAACTTACTGCCTTGTTCTCTCCCAAGCCCTTTGTAAATTCATCCTTAATctatcatttttcacaaaaGAATCTTGTAAAATTGAGACTCCCGACAAATTTGCATTTATGTCATTAACTACAACAATGGGAATAACTCACACCGTGagtgaatgaaagaaataaaagaaaatgaatgtatgaaaataaaagacaaataaaaaataaaaataataataacaaaaaaaaaaattataaaacgGTTTCTTAATATTTCCCTATGCCTCAATTCATAACTTGCGTGTTGAATTGAAAACTTCAAATTCCAAATTCATTTCGAAGCTTTCAACAAAAGATTTGCTTAATGGCATGTCGCAGCCCTCAAGGCAGTGAACCCTTTTTTGCACGGGTCTTAACTTGTTCCTTCGCTACGCATCATTAATTTCTATCAGTCGGTTCCTTGAGAACTAGTTGGGCTTAGATGTAACTAAAACATGTTAGTGGCAAAAACATTTcagcaaaacatttctttctgCGTCAAAGAATTTTGAGTTACAGACAGAAtgcaccataaaaaaaaatcgcattTCTTGATATCGACGTGACGTAACCAACAAAACAATcttaattttattcaaactgcttaaaaattttaatttgatcaCATCTGGCAAGGAAGGGTCGACTACGTCGCTCGCGGAAATAACACCATAGTGATCGTCTTCGTCGATTTATCTAgtagttttattaaaacaaGAGTCAAGATTTTCGCGACCGTGCCCGGAATTTTACTTTTTCGTAAATTTGAGTTCAGTTCCTTTCAAACCGGAAGGGCACCGCGCCGAATATTTCATAACAATCGCACCAAAAATAGTGttcttaagatatcttttatGCGAAGATATGAAGTGCTGTAGTTTAGATAAGAATGTAAGGGAATCTTAACAAAAACAGTTCACGATTTTAATAATTTAAGCGCAAAAGCAAACCAACATGGTAATATTTCACGCTGAACACTGCATGTGGTCGTAAGACTTACTTAGAGCTTCGTCGATTTCAAGGGTCCTGGTATACTTGATTGTGGATGGCAAAGTTTTGTCGATCAGATCATCTATgttctgaaaaatattttcacgaGTTTAACATTTAAGCCTAGTAATTGTAATGACTATCAGAGAAGATATGCTCCACGCTAAAGAGAATAATGCCTCTGGCGCGAAACTGCGTTTGTGATATATCTACCTGTAAGTTGAGTGTTCGAAGCATCTCTTTTTCCTCCTCGGCATCAGGTCCGATATGTCGACGACAAAATGCATCTGACGATGGAGCGATTTGACTTAAACTGAATTTCTGACTTGAACTTGACGAACATCGCACCAGCATCAGCGAAGCTTTGATCGCCCTATCTGTAGACTTAGCAGGAAAATCACTGTCGATTGCCTTCCGTAAACCGCTCGAGTACAGACGCTTTCCCGCGCGAAAAGCTGTTCGGTACATGATTCAACGTAGCGTcttgaaaagttaaaaattattttgaaagccCGCTCGGTTTagttacatgtacatacatTAAGTAAGCTTATGCAACTGTGGCCGTCCTTGACCACAACTGAACCTCTTACGACACGAATTCTCGTTATGGGAGCCATCGACAAATATGGAAAGTGCATTTCTGCAAATATGGACATGGCTCATGCACGAAGACAAAGGACGGAAAATAACACACACGAGCCCTTCAAAAGCACGTGTACTAAAGAGTTAGCCCGATCATCAAGTTCATAGCAAAGACTCCATCTAAATTTCGAAATTACACCCTGCAGGGTGTAGATGCCGCCTGATCGAAAGTTTCCCACTATATATGCGCGTGAGTACCATCGAGAACCAGAAACACGCGAGAAAGCTTCGAAGGGAAACGGATAAGTTACGCAACAATAATCCTTTTGAGAAGATTAGATTAGGATGGACAATTTCACGCGACGGAGGGGAATAAATGTATTTAGTTCACCCTCGCGTGATcagcaagaaagaaaagtattaGTGTAATTGGCTGAATGAGTTTTAATAATCAGTTGACTTGACCAGCAGTGCAAGCatttacacagaaaaaaatattgactatacaaattaaaagaaaaaagttattggACTTAACTCCTTCTTACAACTCAGTCTTTCTTCATCTTATCCTTGTGACAAGATAAACGACACGTTCCTTTTGAAATCAAACCCTTCTACGTTGCTTATAATACAATGCAGACAAGTTTAGACTAATGTTGATTGGTGCTCTACAGTCTGGGGCTTTTGTGTTTCTGACAGCTGTTCACTTGCATCAAGAGGATAGTTTTTTGAAGCGTAGTTTTTTCTATCTGAGGAATGTAAGGTTTTGTAAGAAAAGTTTTGGTATCTTGCTTGGCTCTATAAATAGTTAAAACTTTTgagatgatatttttttaatcaatatatGAAAGAAActgactgaaaattatttttggggAGTAAGTTTTTTTTGGATGTGGTCTGTTTTGAAAAATCAAGAATAGAAATGTTTTTGGTGTAATCTAGTATCcattattaacattaatttttaaaaaaataggatCAAAGCATAAAATTTAGTTCTTTGATGTATTTCGTACCATAACAAACACTAAAATtacattatttacaaaattttatgaCAAAACTCAGTAGATAGGATGCTATGATGCAGCTGATTACTAAGCAGTCTTAACAAGTATGCATCAATTGCATTTAATCAATGAAAAGCAAATTCTCACAAGTACATATTGGGTCACCAGAACTTAAAGTTGCTGGTCTTCTACTAATTTTACAAAAGACTATGCATCTTGTGTAACTGTTGCACTATAAAAGTCACTATACAAGACACATAATTTCTTCTTAAAGACTGTTTCATGTGAGGCATCAACTGTCCACAGGTCCCAGACTAGACTAAACTCTGCCTGCTAGAGTATTGCCAGTTAGCACAAACACACAGCAGCTAAGTTACCAAAGTTATTCATGAAGaataaactttaattaaaattcataaGACAATaatctcaaccctttaactcccagaagtgattaaaatgtaacttctcccaacagtatccatacattatccagcaaacaggtagtgagattactcaggtacaagatattatcttgattgaacaccaaattcttgtaaccaattcacagggaaatgtgtagcagctagaggagagaattaacaatcagatcttgggagttgaagggttaagataCTTTTTAGAGCCCTGAGCCAGACTAGAGGGTGATGCATCTCCCTTCATTTCTACATTCTCTGATCGACAATGCCATCACAAAAACTGCTGCATGATCATTCATCTGTTTTGGatgttgaaaatttaattacttTCTTCATATTCAGTGATCAGTGATGGCTGCTTAGCAAGATGAGTCACAAAGATCAGTCCAAGGTACctaaagaggaagagaaaaaaaaaaagtgaatgtaGCTTGAACAGTGAAACAAGATATGTTTTTGTGACATTAATTCAAGGAAATTTGGAAGAAGGCATAGAGAATTTTGGCAGTGGAATTGCTTCAGACAACTATATTGCTGCTGTTAGTGTTAATTCAATTTAGTTTGTCTGATATTATAGTTAATTTTAGCAGTTGCTGTACAGTCAATTGGTCAATTGTGTtccttaagaaaataaataaataaataaaaaacatttagtATGCCACTTAGTCAATATACTTTCAAAAAATTAGGTCATCTTGTGTAAGTGCTCATGAACAATTTGTAACAGTTGTGAGAAAAAAGTTCAGATTTATGCTTATCTAGAAAACACACTCCAAGATGAGTTGTTTGGACAACACTGCAgaggaaaaaatattcaagattaCTAGAGAGTAAAATGGGAAAAATAGAAGAGAGAGTAAAAGGCAGGTGTTTACTTACCCTCTAAAAATGccatttcatcattttcatcaacaacagTATCTATGGAAGATATGTAGAAGCACACTCTAAGCACTGGAGGAATTGTTATGTGTTTCCAGGCTCTTATCTATAAAAACCTATCCACCAGCACCTTGAATATTTCACAAATAGCTATTTACATTTGTAACAAGCCAGAACGGGCAATGTAGAggagaacacatacaaaaccaaGATGTCAGAccaacaagatatatttaatataagAAAACAGATGTCAGCGGACCACGAGGTCGTGACAGTGTCACGCAATATTGTtacaacattaaccctttaacaacCAAGATCCATAGGGTTATTCTCCCAACCAACTAccatacatttccttacaaattgcacaagagaatttggtgttatgcCAAGATAACACCTGCAGGCCCATTACCATGTCTGACTTCACACAACCTGTTCACAGGACAACATATTTGAATCATAATGActagttacttgttaatcacctctgcgagataaagggttaaatttccATCATCTCTCATGAACACTGCAACTACTTACCAAggtcttttttttgtattgtttttctcTTGCCCATAATTGTTCTTTTGTACGCTTCTTTGGCTACATGATCAACAAACAGCTCCTACAGCGTTAAAGAAGTgtcaaaaaagttttaaatcacaGCGTCTAGGAAACACTTAGTTAATATTTTTGCCGTTTGTACATTAAATTAGTAGTCTTgtaaacaacaataacagaaatatttttttccttttttttttttttttcatagaaactCAATGCATATGCACCCCTTTATGGCTAAGTAGTGCAACATGGTAAGGGTTGATCAAGTAGAAATAAAAGGACTTTATATCATCCAGTTCtctctgtaatcatactcggAGTCCAGCATCGCTATTCGATTTTGCTAACCACTTGCATTACCAAAGACCGATGTACTCCACTCGGTTAGATCGCCATCACGCACTGTATGCGTAATTCCCCTATTTATCGACAGCCACGTGTTAGACAGAGATCGAAAGCCTTGAAAACTAAATGTTAATCAGAATATCACACGTACAAACTCGACTTTCTGCCGATTTAAACTAAAGCGAACTGAAGAAGTGGTGTAAAAAGACACTCACGGCGGCTCTGGTTAGAAGAAATACCGACTCTCTGTTGGCCAAATGAAGGTCTGGATCGATTTTCATCATATTGCGAATTCTAGTTTGAGGAAACTGTGTCAGTCTCGTACGCTGATCTTCATCCTGGATCGCtggattttcttcaatttgcgaGCCAACTTCGGTAATTTCCGTCAGAGACTCCACCGtctccgccatcttgaatat
This is a stretch of genomic DNA from Pocillopora verrucosa isolate sample1 chromosome 12, ASM3666991v2, whole genome shotgun sequence. It encodes these proteins:
- the LOC131793489 gene encoding DNA polymerase epsilon subunit 4, which codes for MAETVESLTEITEVGSQIEENPAIQDEDQRTRLTQFPQTRIRNMMKIDPDLHLANRESVFLLTRAAELFVDHVAKEAYKRTIMGKRKTIQKKDLDTVVDENDEMAFLEGTLD